The Paenibacillus tianjinensis genome has a window encoding:
- a CDS encoding ferredoxin, protein MAKYTWVEKDTCIACGACGATAPDIFDYDDEGLAEVIYENDSNRGCTAIPDDLFDDLQDSADGCPTDSIKIADAPFNKEG, encoded by the coding sequence ATGGCTAAGTACACTTGGGTCGAAAAAGACACTTGCATCGCTTGCGGTGCGTGTGGCGCAACGGCTCCTGATATTTTTGATTACGATGACGAAGGTTTGGCAGAAGTAATTTATGAGAATGACAGTAACCGCGGTTGTACAGCGATTCCGGATGATCTGTTCGATGATCTTCAGGATTCGGCCGACGGATGCCCAACGGATTCCATTAAAATTGCGGATGCACCTTTCAACAAAGAAGGTTAA
- a CDS encoding DNA polymerase IV — protein MQNVDQYYPTSGRVILHVDMNAFYCSVHEAEDPAQYKGKPTAVAGSVELRRGIIVTCSYAARKYGISTGMQVQKALRIYPSLILIKPDFHLYRKYSNAFMQIAYSYTPLLEAVSIDECYLDITGSRQFGTPLEIAAAIQRRIMEELGLPCSIGVAPNKLLAKIASDLKKPNGITVLRLRDVPDILWNKPCGDMFGIGGKTAEKLRKLGIYNIGQLAAADEKFLVDHFGVMGSWLKRAGNGIDYGIVNPEREQSKSIGHTTTLPRDVVGLAEARPILLNLSDQVARRLRKQGLVAAGVQLTIRTPDMKTITRSRQLEAPTESAEDIYKAVCEQFARHWNNEKPVRLLGVTLQSLTAKEESAIQLDLFDYERQPKKESLNKTMDMLRNKFGENAVLTAGMLSDSHSARLRNHKERGTSLQKDNLQSVDPDQA, from the coding sequence GTGCAGAACGTGGATCAGTATTACCCGACGAGCGGCAGGGTTATTTTGCATGTGGATATGAACGCTTTTTACTGCTCTGTGCATGAGGCGGAAGATCCTGCTCAATATAAAGGCAAACCGACAGCGGTAGCAGGCAGTGTGGAGCTGCGCAGAGGAATTATCGTCACCTGTTCCTATGCTGCGCGGAAGTACGGAATCTCTACGGGCATGCAGGTGCAAAAGGCACTGCGGATTTATCCCTCATTAATCTTGATTAAACCGGACTTCCACTTGTACCGAAAGTACTCCAATGCATTTATGCAGATTGCCTATAGCTATACTCCGCTGCTTGAAGCAGTTTCAATTGATGAATGTTACCTGGACATCACTGGTTCCCGGCAGTTTGGCACACCTCTGGAGATTGCGGCAGCCATTCAGCGGCGGATTATGGAGGAGCTTGGACTTCCCTGCTCCATCGGTGTTGCCCCAAACAAGCTGCTGGCTAAGATTGCATCCGATTTGAAGAAACCCAATGGCATTACGGTCCTGCGTCTGCGGGATGTGCCGGATATTCTTTGGAACAAGCCCTGCGGGGATATGTTCGGTATCGGCGGCAAAACTGCTGAGAAGCTGCGCAAACTAGGCATCTACAATATAGGCCAGCTGGCGGCAGCCGACGAGAAGTTTCTGGTAGATCACTTTGGTGTTATGGGCTCTTGGCTGAAGCGGGCGGGTAACGGGATTGATTATGGAATAGTGAATCCAGAACGGGAACAGAGCAAGTCGATCGGGCATACGACGACACTGCCTAGAGATGTAGTCGGGCTGGCTGAAGCCAGGCCGATTCTGCTCAACCTCAGTGACCAGGTGGCCCGCCGATTAAGGAAGCAAGGCTTGGTTGCTGCAGGAGTGCAGCTCACAATACGTACACCAGATATGAAGACTATTACCCGCTCCCGCCAGCTTGAGGCTCCCACCGAAAGCGCTGAAGATATCTACAAGGCGGTATGTGAGCAGTTTGCCCGCCACTGGAACAATGAGAAGCCTGTGCGGCTGCTGGGAGTAACCCTGCAAAGCCTTACGGCCAAAGAGGAGTCGGCGATCCAGCTGGATTTGTTTGATTATGAACGCCAGCCGAAAAAGGAATCCTTGAATAAGACCATGGACATGCTGCGCAATAAATTCGGTGAAAATGCCGTTCTTACCGCAGGGATGCTCAGTGACAGCCATTCAGCCCGCTTACGTAATCATAAGGAGCGGGGCACCTCGCTGCAGAAGGACAATCTGCAGAGTGTGGATCCGGATCAAGCCTAA